The Pirellulaceae bacterium genome has a segment encoding these proteins:
- the ligA gene encoding NAD-dependent DNA ligase LigA, which produces MSFLEEIKQLRDEIRQHDHQYYVKAGPTISDLEYDRLLERLKQLESEHPELVTADSPTQRVGDQPVGYLTQVDHRVPMLSIDNTYSVEELRKYGERIVKLLDGEQPEWVVELKIDGVAASIGYEQGQLSFALTRGNGRTGDDITHNLRTVGDVPLRLIGKTVPAMLEVRGEVFMMNSDLVRLNERQQAKGATPYANTRNVTAGSIRLLDPRVCAERTLHVFCHGVGYVEGLKAKTHMEFLDEIRAYGLPATPHVKCFQSMDAAIEYCEQVIQELHDLDFEVDGLVLKVNRFDQRERLGSTSKSPRWLVAYKFEKYEGVTRLEDIRVQVGKTGAITPVAELSPIELAGTTVSRASLHNAEEIERKDVRVGDVVVVEKAGKIIPHIVRVEKHERTESLPPFKYPIVCPECQTELVKDKGGVYIRCPNLYCAAQVKERVRYFASRNAMDIEGLGDKLVDQLVGGELIADYADLYRLTLDQLCELERIGEKSAKSLLTAIESSKNRGLSRLLNALSIRHVGARVATLLAEHFGAMNSLQAATVEELSEINEIGEIIAQSVFEFVHQEFGRRSIEQLIEVGVEMHVSESSAAGDSLAGKTLVVTGKLTQYSRDQIHEMIEAHGGRPSSSVSKKTDYLVAGDDAGSKLEKAQQLGVQVLTEAEFQSLLSQD; this is translated from the coding sequence ATGAGCTTTCTCGAGGAAATTAAACAGCTGCGCGATGAAATTCGGCAGCACGACCACCAGTATTATGTCAAAGCAGGGCCGACGATTTCGGACCTGGAATATGATCGGCTGCTAGAGCGTCTGAAGCAACTGGAGTCTGAGCATCCTGAATTGGTGACAGCCGACAGCCCCACGCAGCGCGTGGGCGATCAACCGGTGGGCTATCTTACTCAGGTTGACCATCGCGTTCCGATGTTGTCGATCGACAACACTTACAGCGTAGAAGAGTTGCGCAAGTACGGTGAGCGTATTGTCAAGTTGTTAGATGGTGAGCAGCCGGAATGGGTCGTCGAATTGAAAATCGATGGTGTCGCTGCTTCGATTGGCTACGAGCAAGGACAATTGAGCTTTGCTTTGACCCGTGGCAATGGTCGCACGGGTGACGATATCACGCACAATCTTCGCACTGTGGGCGATGTTCCGCTGAGACTCATCGGCAAAACGGTTCCTGCGATGCTAGAGGTTCGTGGTGAAGTGTTCATGATGAACAGCGATTTGGTTCGTCTTAACGAACGGCAGCAGGCGAAAGGCGCGACGCCCTATGCGAATACTCGCAATGTGACCGCCGGAAGTATTCGGCTTTTGGACCCTCGTGTTTGTGCTGAACGCACGTTGCATGTGTTTTGTCACGGGGTTGGTTATGTCGAGGGGTTGAAGGCAAAGACGCACATGGAGTTTCTAGATGAAATCCGTGCCTATGGTTTGCCGGCAACGCCTCATGTCAAATGTTTCCAGTCGATGGATGCCGCGATTGAATATTGCGAGCAAGTCATTCAAGAGCTGCATGATCTTGACTTCGAAGTCGACGGCTTGGTGTTAAAAGTCAATCGTTTCGATCAACGAGAGCGTCTGGGATCGACTTCAAAAAGTCCCCGTTGGCTCGTTGCCTACAAGTTTGAAAAATACGAAGGGGTGACCCGGTTGGAGGACATTCGTGTTCAAGTGGGTAAGACAGGAGCGATTACTCCCGTCGCTGAATTGTCCCCGATTGAGTTGGCTGGCACGACGGTAAGTCGCGCGAGTCTACACAACGCGGAAGAAATCGAGCGAAAAGATGTGCGCGTGGGCGACGTGGTGGTGGTGGAAAAAGCGGGGAAAATAATCCCTCACATCGTTCGTGTCGAAAAGCACGAACGGACGGAAAGCTTGCCACCGTTTAAATATCCAATCGTATGTCCCGAATGCCAAACAGAACTCGTGAAGGATAAAGGTGGGGTTTACATTCGATGCCCCAATCTTTATTGCGCCGCACAAGTGAAAGAACGAGTGCGTTACTTTGCCAGTCGCAATGCGATGGACATCGAAGGGTTGGGTGACAAATTAGTCGACCAGCTGGTTGGTGGGGAGTTGATCGCCGATTACGCGGATCTTTACCGACTCACGCTCGACCAGCTATGTGAGTTGGAACGGATTGGTGAAAAGAGTGCGAAGTCACTGTTGACCGCGATTGAATCGAGTAAAAATCGTGGATTGTCCCGACTGCTGAATGCTCTTTCCATACGACATGTGGGTGCTCGCGTTGCTACCCTGCTTGCCGAACACTTTGGCGCTATGAATTCACTGCAGGCCGCTACGGTGGAAGAGTTGAGCGAAATCAACGAAATTGGCGAAATCATTGCCCAGAGCGTCTTTGAGTTTGTCCACCAGGAATTCGGACGGCGGTCAATCGAGCAATTGATCGAAGTTGGTGTCGAAATGCACGTTTCCGAATCATCAGCCGCCGGTGACAGTTTGGCAGGTAAGACGTTGGTGGTTACCGGGAAATTGACTCAATACTCGCGAGATCAAATTCATGAAATGATTGAAGCTCATGGAGGAAGACCCTCGTCGAGTGTGTCGAAAAAAACTGACTATCTGGTTGCCGGCGACGATGCCGGAAGCAAACTGGAAAAAGCACAGCAGCTGGGAGTGCAAGTTTTGACCGAAGCGGAATTTCAATCGCTGCTCAGTCAAGACTAG
- a CDS encoding metallophosphoesterase: MQRHGITRRRFVNLTALGAASTLLPISALADEDASEPLRFGVIADVHKDVMHDADQRLRLFVEEMKREKVDFIIQLGDFCVPIDANLPFLKIWNSFSGPRYHVLGNHDTDGAGDHPDRFKRSETVEYWGMEDRYYSFDKQGIHFVVLDGNDQGPGQQPYYRWVAEDQLKWLTADLENTQLPTIVFVHQSPERPEDGGLENGKQVQEILEQANQNQARKKVVACLSGHHHRDYLRQINGILYSQINSASYYWLGGNYLKVRYSPEIDKAYPYIKYTVPYQDPLFAVVTLDRAHGFLQIEGRRTEFVGPSPWELGASREELDAATLMPRISNWKTPVGMI, translated from the coding sequence ATGCAACGTCATGGAATAACACGTCGTCGTTTTGTAAACCTAACGGCATTGGGGGCAGCCTCCACTCTCTTACCGATCTCCGCGTTGGCCGACGAGGACGCCTCTGAACCATTGCGGTTTGGGGTGATCGCCGATGTTCACAAAGATGTGATGCATGATGCGGATCAACGATTACGCTTATTCGTCGAAGAAATGAAACGTGAAAAGGTGGATTTCATCATTCAACTTGGTGACTTTTGTGTGCCCATCGATGCAAACTTACCGTTTCTCAAAATCTGGAATTCCTTTTCAGGTCCCCGATATCACGTGCTGGGCAATCATGATACGGACGGTGCTGGAGATCATCCGGACCGGTTCAAGCGATCTGAAACGGTCGAATATTGGGGGATGGAAGATCGTTATTACTCGTTCGACAAGCAAGGGATTCACTTTGTGGTCTTGGACGGAAACGATCAGGGGCCGGGCCAGCAACCTTATTACCGCTGGGTTGCCGAGGATCAACTCAAATGGCTCACAGCCGACCTCGAAAACACCCAATTGCCGACGATCGTTTTCGTTCATCAAAGTCCCGAGCGACCTGAAGATGGCGGTCTGGAAAATGGCAAGCAGGTTCAGGAAATCCTTGAGCAGGCAAATCAGAATCAGGCGCGTAAGAAAGTTGTGGCTTGTTTGAGTGGACATCATCATCGAGACTACCTGCGCCAGATTAATGGCATTTTGTATTCTCAGATCAATAGCGCCTCGTATTATTGGTTAGGGGGCAACTATCTTAAGGTTCGTTACAGTCCTGAAATTGATAAGGCTTACCCCTACATCAAATACACGGTTCCTTATCAAGACCCACTTTTTGCAGTCGTTACCTTGGATAGGGCACATGGCTTCCTGCAAATTGAAGGGCGTCGTACTGAATTCGTGGGGCCATCCCCTTGGGAACTCGGCGCGTCTCGTGAAGAACTGGATGCTGCCACCTTAATGCCCAGAATCTCGAATTGGAAAACCCCTGTCGGGATGATTTAA
- a CDS encoding DUF1501 domain-containing protein codes for MHPLKNHLLTTTRRHFFGQTGIGVAALTSLLNASTAQGSPTDADGDFPHAPHFAAKAKRVIYLFQSGAPSQLDLFDYKPKLTNLRETELPDSIRQGQRLTGMTSKQSSFPVAPSKFRFAQRGASGAWISDLLPHTAKIADQLCFVKSLHTEAINHDPAITFFQTGSQIAGRPSMGSWLSYGLGSANNNLPSFVAMVSGSGGQPLYERLWGSGFLPTRYAGVKFRSVGDPVLFLSNPQGLDANLRRRFLDDLAKLNEQKLVESGDPEISTRIAQYEMAYKMQTSVPELTDISDESPHTFDLYGEDAKKPGTYAFNCLLARRLCERNVRFVQLFHRGWDQHTQLPEKIGTQCQDTDRASAGLIKDLQQRGLLEDTLVIWGGEFGRTVYCQGRLSADDYGRDHHPRCFTVWLAGAGIKAGTAFGKTDDYSYNIVQDPVHVHDLNATILHCLGIHHKQLTFKFQGRHHRLTDVHGKLVDGILA; via the coding sequence ATGCATCCCCTGAAGAACCACTTGCTCACGACGACGCGCCGCCACTTCTTTGGTCAAACCGGCATCGGCGTGGCCGCATTGACCTCATTACTAAATGCCAGCACAGCACAGGGATCGCCGACCGACGCCGACGGCGATTTCCCCCATGCCCCTCATTTTGCGGCAAAGGCAAAACGCGTCATCTATTTATTTCAATCAGGTGCTCCGTCGCAACTTGATTTATTCGATTACAAGCCGAAATTGACCAACCTGCGAGAGACGGAACTGCCCGATTCGATTCGACAGGGCCAACGTTTGACGGGCATGACCTCGAAACAATCAAGCTTTCCCGTGGCACCCTCCAAGTTTCGCTTCGCACAGCGTGGGGCATCTGGTGCTTGGATCAGTGATCTGCTGCCCCATACGGCCAAAATCGCCGACCAATTATGTTTCGTGAAATCACTTCACACCGAAGCTATTAACCACGATCCGGCAATTACGTTCTTCCAAACCGGTTCTCAGATTGCCGGCAGACCGTCCATGGGATCCTGGCTTTCCTACGGTTTGGGGAGCGCCAACAACAATCTGCCCAGCTTCGTCGCGATGGTTTCCGGCAGTGGCGGCCAACCCCTCTACGAGCGGTTGTGGGGGAGTGGTTTTCTCCCCACTCGCTATGCGGGAGTTAAGTTTCGATCCGTGGGCGATCCGGTTCTCTTTCTCTCGAATCCTCAGGGACTCGATGCGAATCTTCGGCGACGTTTCCTCGACGATTTAGCGAAACTCAACGAACAAAAACTAGTTGAATCGGGAGATCCCGAAATCAGCACACGGATCGCCCAATACGAGATGGCCTACAAGATGCAGACGTCGGTGCCGGAACTGACTGACATTTCCGACGAATCGCCTCATACGTTTGATCTTTATGGGGAAGATGCAAAAAAACCGGGAACCTATGCGTTCAATTGTCTGCTTGCTCGACGCCTTTGCGAACGCAATGTACGATTCGTCCAACTCTTTCACCGTGGCTGGGACCAACACACTCAGTTACCAGAAAAAATCGGGACTCAATGCCAAGACACAGACCGCGCTTCCGCCGGTCTGATTAAGGATCTTCAACAACGCGGCCTTCTGGAAGACACGCTGGTTATTTGGGGAGGTGAATTTGGCAGAACAGTTTACTGTCAGGGGCGCTTGAGCGCCGATGACTACGGACGCGACCACCATCCTCGCTGCTTCACAGTCTGGCTGGCAGGCGCTGGAATCAAAGCAGGCACTGCCTTCGGGAAAACAGACGATTACAGCTACAACATCGTCCAAGATCCTGTTCATGTTCACGATCTGAATGCTACCATCTTGCACTGCTTGGGAATTCATCACAAACAGTTAACTTTTAAATTCCAAGGTCGCCACCACCGCCTGACTGACGTCCACGGTAAGTTAGTCGATGGAATTCTCGCTTAG
- the uvrA gene encoding excinuclease ABC subunit UvrA produces MSARHITLRGVEVHNLQKVDLEIPHRQLVVICGVSGSGKTSLALDTLYAEGQRRYIESFSAYTRQFLERLDKPAAERIDGIPPSIAVTHKSPSRSSRSTIGTATETHEYLRLLFARVGQLICHSCAQPVHRDTAESAANILTQLPAGTRYMISFVPSIGEEEPAESVITALQSDGYVRAIHNDTVCNLSDLGELKVNGNQENWLHIVVDRLTSDSPEQRIRDSLETAFRNGGGRCLAFVLSNADPDNNPVATHTRFHRKSLQTIDGRSYYRLGFSSKMMCENCQIEYPKLEPQLFSFNSPLGACPTCEGFGNLIDLDMDLIVPEPQKSLKEGAIAPWNTPAYEHELQELLALASDYELPVDVPYQDLTEPQRALVMEGVPEREFGGLQGFFAWLERRKYKMHLRVFLSRWRSSRPCPDCQGARLRPEALAVRVGERNLAEISALKIKEAIEYFADLELNERERTVGRMMLEQVQARLQYLDTVGVGYLTLNRPLKTLSGGEMQRVALTSAMGSSLVNMLYVLDEPSVGLHPKDTEQLFRAVGQLRNRGNSIVVVEHEETFLRGADHIIEVGSGAGENGGQIVFEGNPEEMLKPGQSLTGDYLTGRRGSVAPERRRPTTHGKVRLTGARGNNLKNISVDFPLGVLCLVTGVSGAGKSTLIQDTLYPALCRRKRKDADKPLPYDDVFGDGQIDDLILVDQSPIGKSPRSNPVTYIKAFDAIRAVFADTLEARTHNYSAGHFSFNVDGGRCGACQGDGFVQIDMQFLADVYMKCSQCSGRRYRKEILDVTYRGKNIADVLEMSVRKAFSFFRGQEKVQTRLKRLMDVGLDYLRLGQPANTLSAGEAQRLKLAGYLASAKRNRTLFLLDEPTTGLHFSDIVKLLDCFEALLSVGHSLIIVEHNLQLMKTADYIIDLGPGAADQGGEVICQGTPEEVAENPESATGRFLAEALAQDLSNREGIADSSL; encoded by the coding sequence TTGTCTGCCCGACATATTACGCTTCGCGGAGTTGAGGTTCACAACCTTCAAAAGGTTGACCTGGAGATCCCGCATCGTCAGTTGGTAGTCATTTGCGGCGTGAGTGGCAGTGGCAAAACAAGCCTCGCACTCGACACGCTCTACGCGGAGGGCCAACGACGGTATATCGAAAGTTTTTCGGCTTACACTCGGCAATTTCTGGAAAGGCTGGACAAGCCGGCGGCCGAAAGAATCGACGGCATTCCACCCTCAATCGCGGTGACTCACAAGTCACCTTCTCGCTCGAGTCGCTCGACGATTGGCACTGCGACAGAGACACACGAATATCTACGTTTGCTTTTTGCACGCGTCGGTCAACTGATCTGTCACTCTTGCGCCCAACCCGTGCACCGCGATACGGCTGAAAGCGCTGCAAATATACTCACTCAACTACCCGCCGGCACACGCTACATGATTTCATTTGTGCCGAGCATTGGTGAGGAAGAGCCTGCTGAAAGTGTCATTACAGCTCTTCAATCCGACGGATACGTACGAGCCATCCACAACGACACCGTATGCAATCTCAGCGATCTGGGCGAGCTAAAAGTCAATGGCAACCAGGAGAACTGGCTGCACATCGTTGTGGATCGTTTGACCAGTGACTCTCCTGAACAACGAATTCGCGACTCGTTGGAAACGGCTTTTCGCAATGGTGGCGGCCGTTGTTTAGCTTTTGTGCTTTCCAATGCTGATCCAGACAACAATCCGGTGGCAACGCATACGAGATTTCATCGCAAGAGCTTACAGACCATTGACGGCCGATCTTATTATCGCCTGGGTTTTAGTTCGAAGATGATGTGTGAGAATTGTCAGATCGAATATCCAAAACTCGAACCCCAGTTATTCAGTTTCAACAGTCCGCTCGGTGCCTGTCCAACCTGCGAAGGATTTGGAAATCTGATCGACCTGGATATGGACCTGATCGTCCCAGAGCCTCAGAAATCACTCAAAGAGGGTGCGATTGCGCCTTGGAACACACCGGCCTACGAACACGAACTTCAAGAGTTACTTGCCTTGGCAAGTGACTACGAATTACCCGTCGACGTTCCTTACCAAGATCTGACGGAGCCCCAGCGCGCGCTTGTCATGGAAGGTGTTCCGGAACGCGAATTTGGAGGTTTGCAAGGTTTCTTCGCCTGGTTGGAACGGCGAAAGTATAAAATGCACCTACGCGTCTTCCTGAGTCGATGGCGCAGCTCACGCCCCTGCCCTGACTGCCAAGGGGCCCGGCTTCGTCCCGAGGCGCTAGCAGTACGCGTCGGAGAACGAAATCTGGCAGAAATCTCGGCCCTCAAGATCAAAGAAGCGATCGAGTATTTCGCGGACCTCGAACTGAACGAACGAGAACGAACCGTGGGTCGGATGATGTTGGAACAGGTCCAGGCTCGACTTCAATACCTGGACACCGTCGGAGTCGGCTACCTGACGTTAAACCGTCCGTTAAAGACATTGAGCGGTGGAGAAATGCAACGCGTGGCCTTAACCTCAGCGATGGGTTCCAGCCTTGTCAACATGCTGTACGTCCTGGATGAACCATCGGTTGGTCTTCACCCCAAGGACACCGAGCAGCTCTTCCGTGCGGTCGGCCAGTTAAGGAATCGGGGCAATTCGATTGTCGTTGTCGAACACGAAGAAACCTTCCTGCGTGGTGCGGACCACATCATCGAAGTCGGCTCTGGCGCAGGTGAGAATGGTGGCCAAATCGTATTCGAAGGCAATCCCGAAGAGATGCTAAAACCCGGACAAAGCCTGACCGGCGATTACCTCACGGGACGGCGTGGATCAGTGGCTCCGGAACGTCGCCGACCGACAACGCATGGCAAGGTCCGCCTGACAGGGGCGCGCGGCAACAATCTAAAAAACATCTCGGTTGACTTCCCACTTGGTGTCCTTTGCCTGGTCACTGGAGTGAGTGGAGCTGGCAAGAGCACACTCATTCAAGACACGCTCTACCCAGCCCTCTGTCGTCGCAAACGAAAGGATGCAGACAAACCTTTACCCTATGACGATGTATTCGGCGATGGCCAAATTGACGACCTGATCTTGGTCGATCAAAGTCCCATCGGGAAATCACCTCGCAGCAATCCCGTCACCTACATTAAAGCTTTCGACGCAATTCGAGCTGTATTTGCTGATACACTCGAAGCCCGCACACATAATTATTCCGCAGGGCATTTCAGTTTCAACGTCGATGGGGGCCGCTGTGGTGCCTGTCAGGGCGATGGCTTCGTTCAGATCGACATGCAGTTTCTGGCCGATGTTTACATGAAATGCTCTCAATGTAGTGGTCGACGCTATCGCAAAGAAATTCTGGATGTCACTTATCGTGGCAAGAATATCGCGGACGTCTTGGAAATGAGCGTCCGGAAAGCTTTTAGTTTTTTTCGCGGCCAAGAAAAAGTGCAGACACGCCTCAAGCGATTGATGGACGTCGGACTCGATTATCTCAGACTGGGTCAGCCCGCAAACACGCTTTCTGCAGGAGAGGCACAACGGCTTAAACTCGCCGGTTACTTGGCATCCGCAAAACGAAATCGCACACTCTTTCTACTCGACGAACCCACGACCGGCTTGCATTTCTCCGACATTGTCAAGCTGCTCGACTGCTTTGAAGCGTTGCTCAGCGTTGGCCACTCTCTCATTATCGTCGAGCACAATTTACAGCTAATGAAAACGGCGGATTACATCATTGATCTCGGCCCGGGGGCTGCAGACCAAGGCGGTGAAGTCATTTGCCAAGGAACGCCGGAGGAGGTTGCTGAAAACCCTGAATCAGCGACAGGACGATTTCTGGCCGAGGCACTCGCTCAGGATCTGAGCAATCGGGAAGGAATCGCAGACAGCAGTCTCTAA
- a CDS encoding cupin domain-containing protein has translation MKVKNSQSVESQVVDMEGAAGCTVRWLVGEKDGAPTFAMRQFEVEPGGHTPKHHHPYEHEIYVLEGDGLALEGDQQHPLKQGDVVLVKPGEVHQFQNTGTQPMKFLCLIPNSATGKNVTVVPECGIETPSQ, from the coding sequence ATGAAGGTGAAGAATTCGCAATCGGTGGAATCACAGGTCGTCGATATGGAAGGTGCTGCTGGTTGCACCGTGCGCTGGTTAGTCGGCGAAAAAGACGGTGCACCCACATTTGCCATGAGGCAATTTGAAGTGGAACCGGGAGGGCACACACCCAAACATCATCATCCCTACGAACACGAAATCTATGTGTTGGAAGGGGATGGGCTGGCACTCGAAGGAGACCAGCAACATCCGCTCAAACAAGGCGATGTGGTATTGGTAAAACCTGGTGAGGTGCATCAATTTCAAAACACAGGGACCCAACCAATGAAGTTCCTCTGCTTGATCCCCAATTCGGCAACAGGCAAGAACGTCACCGTGGTTCCTGAGTGTGGAATTGAAACGCCCAGCCAATGA
- a CDS encoding glycerophosphodiester phosphodiesterase family protein codes for MKCRLVFVLVAVSVLGIFDHAVALEGLIWRQTDELMAAEAFQAAAADAKYVYAISSRTVAKYDRLTKREVATSRGDAAHLNSGFLWKGKLLCAHSNFPRLPEQSEIKSLDLNSMQLSTFHQFLQPPGSLTWVVRHAGHWWCNFAHYGARNSETLLIKFDDDWSEKERWTYPIALIRQLGRFSLSGGIWRNEQLIVTGHDRNEFYQLKLPKSGDVLQWIGTQEIPFTGQGFAQDPLTGGLIGINRAKRCVVFAEAEDKSTQTGVRMPDRGICAHRGASDTHPENTLAAFREAIRLGVAMIEFDVAFSSDAKLVLMHDGTVDRTTDGTGPVSDLTLLELKKLDAGSWKGSQFANERIPTLEETLSIMPTNIWLNVHLKGTPELAAAVAAEMIETGRWNQAFLACGTEAARAARHVDKRIKICNMDRQANSLNYIRETIAMKAEFIQLLGGESVDPDHTALLKQHGIRINYCCANEASKIKSLFRSGVQFPLVDRVAAMLKVAEQSGVNRVGTQRLFRGPSQP; via the coding sequence ATGAAATGTCGACTCGTTTTTGTCTTGGTAGCTGTCAGCGTGTTGGGCATCTTCGATCATGCAGTCGCCCTGGAAGGACTGATTTGGCGCCAGACCGATGAATTAATGGCTGCCGAAGCCTTCCAGGCCGCAGCTGCTGACGCGAAATACGTGTATGCCATCAGCAGTCGAACGGTGGCCAAATATGATCGGTTGACGAAACGAGAAGTCGCGACGAGTCGCGGGGATGCAGCACATTTGAATAGCGGTTTTCTCTGGAAGGGGAAATTACTGTGTGCCCATTCGAATTTTCCGCGATTACCAGAACAGAGTGAAATCAAATCGCTCGACTTGAACAGCATGCAGTTGTCGACCTTCCATCAGTTTTTACAGCCGCCTGGTAGCCTCACCTGGGTCGTTCGTCACGCCGGACATTGGTGGTGCAATTTTGCGCATTACGGTGCGAGGAACTCCGAAACCTTGTTGATTAAATTTGATGATGATTGGTCTGAGAAAGAACGTTGGACCTACCCGATTGCGCTGATTCGACAGCTCGGTCGCTTTAGTCTCTCCGGTGGAATTTGGCGAAATGAACAGCTGATTGTGACTGGACACGACCGGAATGAGTTTTATCAATTGAAGTTACCTAAGAGCGGCGACGTGCTGCAATGGATCGGAACGCAGGAGATACCATTTACGGGACAAGGATTCGCGCAAGATCCGTTGACGGGTGGATTGATAGGGATCAATCGAGCCAAGCGATGTGTCGTGTTTGCTGAAGCGGAAGATAAGTCAACGCAAACTGGAGTTCGTATGCCTGATCGCGGTATTTGCGCTCACCGAGGTGCGAGTGATACGCATCCGGAGAACACTTTGGCGGCGTTTCGTGAAGCGATTCGTCTAGGCGTGGCGATGATTGAGTTTGACGTCGCGTTTAGCAGCGATGCCAAGTTAGTACTGATGCACGATGGAACCGTCGATCGGACCACGGATGGAACCGGTCCTGTCTCGGACTTGACCTTGTTGGAACTCAAGAAACTTGATGCGGGTTCCTGGAAGGGGTCCCAATTTGCAAATGAACGGATTCCCACGTTGGAAGAAACTCTTTCGATCATGCCAACCAACATCTGGCTAAATGTTCATCTCAAGGGGACGCCCGAACTTGCGGCCGCTGTCGCTGCTGAAATGATTGAAACTGGCCGGTGGAATCAGGCCTTTTTGGCATGTGGGACGGAAGCGGCTCGTGCCGCCCGTCATGTCGACAAAAGAATCAAGATTTGTAATATGGATCGCCAGGCAAATTCGTTGAATTACATTCGTGAAACCATTGCCATGAAAGCCGAGTTTATTCAGCTGTTGGGAGGCGAATCCGTCGATCCTGATCACACCGCGTTGTTGAAGCAACATGGGATTCGTATCAATTACTGTTGCGCGAATGAAGCCAGTAAGATTAAGTCACTCTTTCGGTCGGGCGTCCAATTTCCACTTGTCGACCGAGTTGCTGCGATGTTAAAGGTGGCTGAACAAAGCGGTGTCAATCGCGTTGGAACGCAGCGACTCTTTCGTGGCCCATCTCAGCCCTAG
- a CDS encoding redoxin domain-containing protein: MVPDFELKGSDGKTYKLSDFKGKQAVVIAWYPKAFTGGUTAQCKSLRESGKALRKYNIAYFTASCDSAEDNARFAKELDLDYPILSDPAGDTARSFGVTDDGRAFPRRWTFFISKDGELLAIEKQVKAGSHGEQIIEKLKELKIDSAK, translated from the coding sequence ATGGTTCCCGATTTCGAGTTAAAAGGAAGTGATGGAAAGACGTACAAGCTATCGGACTTCAAGGGAAAACAGGCAGTCGTGATTGCCTGGTATCCGAAAGCGTTTACCGGTGGCTGAACGGCCCAATGCAAATCGCTCCGTGAGAGCGGTAAAGCCCTCCGCAAATACAACATCGCTTATTTCACTGCGAGTTGCGACAGCGCTGAAGATAACGCCCGATTCGCAAAAGAACTCGACCTGGACTATCCCATCCTCAGCGACCCAGCAGGAGACACGGCACGCAGCTTCGGCGTCACCGATGATGGCCGTGCTTTCCCCCGGCGCTGGACTTTTTTCATCAGCAAAGACGGAGAACTTCTGGCGATTGAAAAGCAAGTCAAAGCAGGCTCTCATGGTGAGCAGATCATCGAGAAGCTGAAAGAGCTAAAGATCGACTCGGCCAAGTGA